CAAGGGAgggtccgaaaacacattacgGATACTGTCATCGgatcttagaatgtgccaatgtttgaaCAATTCCCTTAACTTTTCAGAGCACACATTGAATTGGTAGTTAGAATGCTTGTTTTTGCGATACTATCCTTGAAAGATGTCTCTTTGTTTAGAATTTTCTCAATGTCAGTATTAATCTGACGGtttttgtaccccctctccttgaGTTTTCTTTGCGTCTCAGCTGTATTTCTGTCGCAATCTGACAGTTCTATTGCAAATTCTTTTGATTCGACAATTGACTGTAGGGCAAACTGTTTTCCAAGGGGAAGCGTGTGACAACTATCAGCCCTCAGCAAACTGTTAtgatcagtaggtttcctgtaaagataCGTGTATAGAACATTGTCACACAAAATCAGAAGATCAAGGAAACTGATTTGACGTGTGTCAGATTGCATAGTAAATATCAAGTGCACAGATCAAGAGTTAAGAAAAGCATGGAATGCCTGGATCTGTTTAGCATCACCCCTCCATAGAACAAAAATGTTCTAATTTCTAACATTATTATTTGGAAACGGTACGTTGATATTTTTGAAGGGATTGAAAATGGACTGTTTCCNNNNNNNNNNNNNNNNNNNNNNNNNNNNNNNNNNNNNNNNNNNNNNNNNNNNNNNNNNNNNNNNNNNNNNNNNNNNNNNNNNNNNNNNNNNNNNNNNNNNACACAGACACCAAATTTGCAAAAGTAACCCACATGGCTGGAAGAATAGGGGCATCTTCTTGTTGCTGAGGTGCTCCTGCATAAAACTTCTGTCAAATATATCCCATTAATAATTGTAAAGCGGAGACCAAGAACTTGTATAGTATGTTACAGTTCAGCCCCTGCCTTCCAATTTAGTGCTTATCAGTaaccaaatctgccattttgatCTTGtttgagtgtaaagggttaattaGTAGTAGTACTCAGTGTGTCAGCAACTGTATCAGTTATACTGTGCAGATGAAGGACAAATGGAATATAAACAGTAGTTCTTTATACTGGTCATGTTTATGTATCTAAATCAGTTCAGATAGTACATACAGATATGTACTATTAACCTGTTGGGCTATGTTCCTATTCTTTCCTACCATTTGCATTGAAAACTGAAGCCAAGCTAGCTAAGACCATGTTGAATATCTTGAATGAAAGCTCAACAGTTTTAATGAAACTTCAAATACATTTCTAACAAACTCTTAATTTTCATTATAAATGTATATGATGTCAATCAGACATTTCAGCATAGATGAATGCAATATTAAGTAATTACTAATGGACACTTGAATAGCTGGATAGAGTAATAAAAAAATGCAATCCTTCTCTTCTCTACAGGATCTATCCACATTCACTTTTATTACAACTCCCGAATCTACAAACGACACAAAACTGGCATAGAAGAAAAACAGGCATCTACATTTTAAGCTGGGATAAAAACATCCTCATGGCCACCAATAGAACACCAACCCTGCCTAATGCCTATGGTGGTAAAATTCCATACCAATGTGACTCCCTGTCACTTTTGGATGTCTTGTGGGAGAATGAGTTTGAGGGGGACACAATCAACCAAACAGATGCAGCCATGGCAGAGGTCAACTTTTACAAGGGAGCGCCACCTCAATGGCTGAACTTCTACCTGGCTGAACAAGAAGCAGCTGTGGATTCAACCTTCATAAAGAGGGATGGATACCATTCCTTAAAAAGGCTGATTCAAAGTAAGCGAAAAAGTCCTCGCAGCACTGCCATTGTCAAGCTTTTGCACCAGCCAAGCAGTGGGGGATCCACCCTAGCCATGCAGGTGCTCTGGGACCTGAGGAAAAAGCATAGGTGTGCAGTCTTAAAAGAGTCAACGGGGGCAAACAGCACCGCTATCGCCGGCCAAGTAATAACCCTTTTCAAGGCAGGAGATTCACAAAACACTGTGCTCCTCCTGCTTGAGGATGAGAACATGGCGGATTGCCTGAtgagagaaattgcagagagaaAGATTACGTCAAAAGTTCCTGTACTCATCATGTTAAACTGTGTGCGTAAGTCTTTTATCGCGGAACAAGACGATCTAACAACCAGAACTTCAGTGATCCTTAGAAGACAGCTCTCTGAAGAAGAGAAAGACAAATTCAGCAATAAGCTAGATGCGATCCGTAAGCGCTATGCAAACCAGCATACCAAGTTCCATGGTTTCAACATAATGTGTGGACATTTCAGTAAAACATACATCCAGGATAGTGTTAAGGCTTGTGTTAATAAACATTTGTTGAAGCCCCAAAACCTGCTCCTTCCATTTTTAGCGTTGCTAAATTTCTACGTCCCTGGATCCTACCTTCTAGAGTCTGAATGTGCAGAATTCCCTGATGCAAGGTCTCAAGACTTTGGGAGTGGATTGCACCCTTTCAATGACCTCATAGTCACGTTCTCCGGACAAGAGAAAGACGATAAACGTGTCCGGATGAAGCATCCAATGATTGCTGATCAGTGTGTTAAGTTACTGGCTAAGTTCCGTGTGACCAGGGGTGGCACAACAAGAAACTTCTTGAAGTACTTTTTTAAGGCAGAGGTGCCGCAACATTTGGTGCCCGTCATCAAAGACATGCTAACTAAGAGGGAAATCACAGAAGCACTAGTGGACGAACAGCAGAACGCAGAAGAGGAAACACAGGATCCCTTTTCCAAACTGATTCAAGATATAAAGGAGGAGTATGAAGGATTAGACATGTGTGAACACATTCTGAAAGAAGCAGTGGATCAATTTGGGACAAATCCTTTTTTCCCTCAAGCTCTAGCACGCCTCTACTACACTGAAATGAAAGACTACGAAAAAGCTGAATGTTGGGCTTTAAAGGCTAAAGAGAGGGCTCCCAACAATTTCTTCATCGCAGATACTCTTGGACAAGTTCACAAGGGCAATTTAAGGAAGAAAATAGGACACACACCGTGTCCATCTACATGTGAGATTTTGGAAATAGCAGGAAAGGCTCTAATCGCTTTCAAAGAAGAGGAGAAGGCTGCAGAAAATGAACTGGAACAAGAATCAACGAATTTCAATGACAGGGGAAGCTTTGGCTATCTACAAGTGGCTAACTATCTTTTTGATGAACTCACAATGCGTGATAATAGGTGGAAAGACATTCTCACAGggaaaaacaaaactccctacgCAGTTGATGACTTTCCCGGAGGAAAACTCAATAAGTATTTGTGTTTCATTGCACAACTCAAAGACGGAGTGAAGAAAAGGTATGAGTTCTTTGAAAAGTACCTGACTTACTTAAAGCCCAAAATAGGAAAAAAGGAACCAGGGTACTTCCATGATGATGTTATCGGTTGCTACCAGAAATACACTGGAATGATGCCAATCAGCTTTCCTGGACTGCTCTCATGTCTTGATCGAAAGAAAATTGATCCTAACCTGCAGTGGATGGAACAGCACTTCAGAACAATCAATGGTGAAAAAAGGTCAGATGCCCAAGCTACTCAAAACTACATTCTTGTCAACATCATCCTGAGCCAAAAGGGAGTAAGACGTGAAACGAGAACCATCCCTCTACAAACCTTACGAGACATGCTAAAGAGATATGTCAGGGAACAACAGATTGACCATCCCACTGAATTTCATCTCTTGGCTCTGATGTTGTTTTGGCCTGAGGGTGGGGCCACCCACGACTTTCCCTATGAACAAACAGTTGATCTCCTGAGAGGGTCCTTTGAGTGCGACCTCAGTAAGTACTTCCGCTTCAGGTACCTTGTTCCATTGTTCCTACTCGGAAAGGGTCAGGGTTTAAGCAGACTGGTCCACAAATCAAGAGTGGATATTCTGATCATGAATAACCTTTCCCCAAAGCAGAAGAACAGAAAACTGGGTAAACTGTGGAGCAGTGGAGAGATATGGGAACTTGAAGCAATCAAGAAATGTCTACTTAGGATCAGAGGGGTGGTCGAACAGTATGAAATATTCCTGAACGTCACAGACAACAGAATCAAGATTTTCCCAGATCAAATGTCCAGCATTCGGAATCCTGGACCTGTTTCTTTCTTCCTTGGCTTCAACATCGGGGGACCAGTGGCCTTCAACATCAAGTATGAGGCCAAGTGAAACATTAACTTCTGAGAAAATCTCAAAGTCAGTCTTCCATGTTAGACACCCAAACAGTAGAGAGTCTaacccactgtatatatttcagCATCAACAAAATGGTGTAGAGATCTTTCCTGATTATACTTTGTTTACTTATTATACCTGTAACAAGCATGTGGCAGAATTTTGGTATTGTGAGACCAATGAGtcaagacaaaataaataaagtatGAGGAAGTTGTGAACAACGTGTTATTGTAATGTCTATGAAATGTTGACATGAATGTGTTTATACTGTATTATGTGATAACTATAGCACATGTAAAGCACTGCattgaa
The DNA window shown above is from Salvelinus alpinus chromosome 31, SLU_Salpinus.1, whole genome shotgun sequence and carries:
- the LOC139561819 gene encoding sterile alpha motif domain-containing protein 9-like isoform X2 — protein: MATNRTPTLPNAYGGKIPYQCDSLSLLDVLWENEFEGDTINQTDAAMAEVNFYKGAPPQWLNFYLAEQEAAVDSTFIKRDGYHSLKRLIQSKRKSPRSTAIVKLLHQPSSGGSTLAMQVLWDLRKKHRCAVLKESTGANSTAIAGQVITLFKAGDSQNTVLLLLEDENMADCLMREIAERKITSKVPVLIMLNCVRKSFIAEQDDLTTRTSVILRRQLSEEEKDKFSNKLDAIRKRYANQHTKFHGFNIMCGHFSKTYIQDSVKACVNKHLLKPQNLLLPFLALLNFYVPGSYLLESECAEFPDARSQDFGSGLHPFNDLIVTFSGQEKDDKRVRMKHPMIADQCVKLLAKFRVTRGGTTRNFLKYFFKAEVPQHLVPVIKDMLTKREITEALVDEQQNAEEETQDPFSKLIQDIKEEYEGLDMCEHILKEAVDQFGTNPFFPQALARLYYTEMKDYEKAECWALKAKERAPNNFFIADTLGQVHKGNLRKKIGHTPCPSTCEILEIAGKALIAFKEEEKAAENELEQESTNFNDRGSFGYLQVANYLFDELTMRDNRWKDILTGKNKTPYAVDDFPGGKLNKYLCFIAQLKDGVKKRYEFFEKYLTYLKPKIGKKEPGYFHDDVIGCYQKYTGMMPISFPGLLSCLDRKKIDPNLQWMEQHFRTINGEKRSDAQATQNYILVNIILSQKGVRRETRTIPLQTLRDMLKRYVREQQIDHPTEFHLLALMLFWPEGGATHDFPYEQTVDLLRGSFECDLSKYFRFRYLVPLFLLGKGQGLSRLVHKSRVDILIMNNLSPKQKNRKLGKLWSSGEIWELEAIKKCLLRIRGVVEQYEIFLNVTDNRIKIFPDQMSSIRNPGPVSFFLGFNIGGPVAFNIKYEAK